A window of the Ostrea edulis chromosome 1, xbOstEdul1.1, whole genome shotgun sequence genome harbors these coding sequences:
- the LOC125658141 gene encoding uncharacterized protein LOC125658141 isoform X3 — MAAPDIGKSVNVFYQIGNFFIMDSEQLVSNPLQEMQNEAMDNQKKSSLTERLVSVKNNVCEKHFLMKADKINKELSHSMKKIHDNSSELRYQIKLYDINKRKIDLETRQRIQPRRDFSYDAFQIQNSEKRLGVLSDCYYLEKKQKFPIRGRNMNDLNATPTVSRARNMLRQQEKEDREDELSSLAKIRQSTPGTFSLSSNRASIYQRRGSKSAPASKMSASVRETLNSQSNSQDGDSAKLPSIERQKTKDSHVKFTENVRTSTPNKLIRPLTHGPRITRRLNAWDSDDEDDFGSTDYINLRQLLFGAENKTISNGSSGTPRTLTRESSRSVPNLRRTNAPKMTQEMLIAERKEIDKKISKFFESLEYEDDSEESEEEPEPDPKKLTVPAVAKAAALLNIFSKTAQVEENPFLRAKIERESREVHKNDAARSTSSRSTYSNRSAKEDRSQKKNLWKFIKTNMNNGKVKRCSTPSKIILQQMTRLDLSQNDVSKVPLHSAGRALRHTPTFKMRKVVEKLMKSRTKFQQQEVDLLRQQLEQGENISEVPSQAVPTVQSLVM; from the exons ATGGCTGCTCCTGACATTGGAAAAAGTGTCAATGTTTTCTATCAAATTG GGAACTTCTTCATCATGGACTCTGAACAGTTGGTGTCCAATCCGCTTCAAGAAATGCAAAATGAAGCCATGGATAACCAAAAGAAATCCTCCCTTACTGAGAGACTGGTCAGTGTCAAAAACAATGTCTGTGAGAAGCACTTCTTAATGAAAGCTGACAAAATCAACAAGGAGCTCTCACATTCCATGAAAAAGATTCATGACAATTCAAGCGAACTTCGATACCAAATCAAGCTATATGATATCAACAAACGGAAAATTGATTTAGAGACTAGGCAGCGCATACAGCCTAGGAGGGATTTTTCATATGATGCATTCCAAATTCAAAATTCTGAGAAACGACTTGGTGTGTTGAGTGATTGTTATTACTTGGAGAAAAAACAGAAATTCCCGATTCGTGGCCGGAATATGAATGATCTAAATGCTACCCCGACTGTGTCGAGAGCTCGGAATATGTTACGTCAGCAGGAAAAGGAGGATCGAGAGGATGAATTGAGCTCTTTAGCTAAGATAAGACAGTCAACCCCTGGAACTTTTTCACTCAGCTCCAACAGAGCTTCAATTTATCAGAGAAGAGGGTCAAAATCTGCGCCTGCTTCAAAAATGTCTGCTTCTGTTCGAGAAACATTAAACAGTCAATCAAACAGTCAAGATGGAGATTCAGCTAAGCTTCCTTCTATTGAAAGACAGAAGACAAAGGACTCTCATGTTAAATTCACCGAAAATGTGCGAACCTCCACCCCAAATAAACTTATTAGACCTCTCACACATGGTCCCCGAATAACTCGTCGGCTCAATGCCTGGGACAGTGACGATGAAGATGATTTCGGATCAACAGACTACATCAATCTTCGACAGCTTCTATTTGGTGCTGAAAACAAGACCATATCTAATGGATCCAGTGGAACTCCACGAACACTAACTCGGGAAAGCTCGAGATCTGTGCCAAACTTACGACGAACAAATGCTCCCAAAATGACTCAAGAAATGCTTATAGCAGAGCGGAAAGAGATTGACAAGAAAATCAGCAAGTTCTTTGAGAGCTTGGAGTACGAAGATGATAGTGAGGAGAGCGAGGAAGAGCCGGAACCAGATCCTAAAAAACTGACGGTGCCAGCAGTGGCAAAGGCCGCCGCACTCCTCAACATCTTCTCCAAAACTGCTCAGGTGGAGGAAAATCCGTTCCTTAGGGCCAAGATTGAACGAGAAAGTAGGGAAGTTCACAAAAACGATGCTGCAAGATCCACGAGTTCTCGTTCTACATACTCTAATAGATCAGCTAAGGAGGATAGATCTCAGAAGAAGAATCTGTGGAAGTTCATTAAGACCAACATGAACAACGGCAAGGTCAAACGCTGCAGCACACCCAGCAAGATCATCCTTCAGCAGATGACACGCTTAGACCTGAGTCAAAATGATGTTTCTAAAGTGCCTCTTCATTCTGCTGGACGAGCTCTCAGGCACACGCCCACATTTAAGATGAGGAAAGTTGTCGAAAAGCTGATGAAGAGTCGGACGAAGTTCCAACAGCAGGAGGTGGACTTATTACGACAGCAGTTAGAACAGGGTGAAAATATCTCCGAGGTTCCATCGCAGGCGGTTCCAACGGTGCAATCATTAGTTATGtag
- the LOC125658141 gene encoding uncharacterized protein LOC125658141 isoform X2, giving the protein MAGYMELGHIKQFYQVGNFFIMDSEQLVSNPLQEMQNEAMDNQKKSSLTERLVSVKNNVCEKHFLMKADKINKELSHSMKKIHDNSSELRYQIKLYDINKRKIDLETRQRIQPRRDFSYDAFQIQNSEKRLGVLSDCYYLEKKQKFPIRGRNMNDLNATPTVSRARNMLRQQEKEDREDELSSLAKIRQSTPGTFSLSSNRASIYQRRGSKSAPASKMSASVRETLNSQSNSQDGDSAKLPSIERQKTKDSHVKFTENVRTSTPNKLIRPLTHGPRITRRLNAWDSDDEDDFGSTDYINLRQLLFGAENKTISNGSSGTPRTLTRESSRSVPNLRRTNAPKMTQEMLIAERKEIDKKISKFFESLEYEDDSEESEEEPEPDPKKLTVPAVAKAAALLNIFSKTAQVEENPFLRAKIERESREVHKNDAARSTSSRSTYSNRSAKEDRSQKKNLWKFIKTNMNNGKVKRCSTPSKIILQQMTRLDLSQNDVSKVPLHSAGRALRHTPTFKMRKVVEKLMKSRTKFQQQEVDLLRQQLEQGENISEVPSQAVPTVQSLVM; this is encoded by the exons ATGGCTGGCTATATGGAACTGGGGCATATCAAACAATTCTATCAAGTGG GGAACTTCTTCATCATGGACTCTGAACAGTTGGTGTCCAATCCGCTTCAAGAAATGCAAAATGAAGCCATGGATAACCAAAAGAAATCCTCCCTTACTGAGAGACTGGTCAGTGTCAAAAACAATGTCTGTGAGAAGCACTTCTTAATGAAAGCTGACAAAATCAACAAGGAGCTCTCACATTCCATGAAAAAGATTCATGACAATTCAAGCGAACTTCGATACCAAATCAAGCTATATGATATCAACAAACGGAAAATTGATTTAGAGACTAGGCAGCGCATACAGCCTAGGAGGGATTTTTCATATGATGCATTCCAAATTCAAAATTCTGAGAAACGACTTGGTGTGTTGAGTGATTGTTATTACTTGGAGAAAAAACAGAAATTCCCGATTCGTGGCCGGAATATGAATGATCTAAATGCTACCCCGACTGTGTCGAGAGCTCGGAATATGTTACGTCAGCAGGAAAAGGAGGATCGAGAGGATGAATTGAGCTCTTTAGCTAAGATAAGACAGTCAACCCCTGGAACTTTTTCACTCAGCTCCAACAGAGCTTCAATTTATCAGAGAAGAGGGTCAAAATCTGCGCCTGCTTCAAAAATGTCTGCTTCTGTTCGAGAAACATTAAACAGTCAATCAAACAGTCAAGATGGAGATTCAGCTAAGCTTCCTTCTATTGAAAGACAGAAGACAAAGGACTCTCATGTTAAATTCACCGAAAATGTGCGAACCTCCACCCCAAATAAACTTATTAGACCTCTCACACATGGTCCCCGAATAACTCGTCGGCTCAATGCCTGGGACAGTGACGATGAAGATGATTTCGGATCAACAGACTACATCAATCTTCGACAGCTTCTATTTGGTGCTGAAAACAAGACCATATCTAATGGATCCAGTGGAACTCCACGAACACTAACTCGGGAAAGCTCGAGATCTGTGCCAAACTTACGACGAACAAATGCTCCCAAAATGACTCAAGAAATGCTTATAGCAGAGCGGAAAGAGATTGACAAGAAAATCAGCAAGTTCTTTGAGAGCTTGGAGTACGAAGATGATAGTGAGGAGAGCGAGGAAGAGCCGGAACCAGATCCTAAAAAACTGACGGTGCCAGCAGTGGCAAAGGCCGCCGCACTCCTCAACATCTTCTCCAAAACTGCTCAGGTGGAGGAAAATCCGTTCCTTAGGGCCAAGATTGAACGAGAAAGTAGGGAAGTTCACAAAAACGATGCTGCAAGATCCACGAGTTCTCGTTCTACATACTCTAATAGATCAGCTAAGGAGGATAGATCTCAGAAGAAGAATCTGTGGAAGTTCATTAAGACCAACATGAACAACGGCAAGGTCAAACGCTGCAGCACACCCAGCAAGATCATCCTTCAGCAGATGACACGCTTAGACCTGAGTCAAAATGATGTTTCTAAAGTGCCTCTTCATTCTGCTGGACGAGCTCTCAGGCACACGCCCACATTTAAGATGAGGAAAGTTGTCGAAAAGCTGATGAAGAGTCGGACGAAGTTCCAACAGCAGGAGGTGGACTTATTACGACAGCAGTTAGAACAGGGTGAAAATATCTCCGAGGTTCCATCGCAGGCGGTTCCAACGGTGCAATCATTAGTTATGtag
- the LOC125658141 gene encoding uncharacterized protein LOC125658141 isoform X1 — translation MSMSEAMLSENSIISPIEQQGNFFIMDSEQLVSNPLQEMQNEAMDNQKKSSLTERLVSVKNNVCEKHFLMKADKINKELSHSMKKIHDNSSELRYQIKLYDINKRKIDLETRQRIQPRRDFSYDAFQIQNSEKRLGVLSDCYYLEKKQKFPIRGRNMNDLNATPTVSRARNMLRQQEKEDREDELSSLAKIRQSTPGTFSLSSNRASIYQRRGSKSAPASKMSASVRETLNSQSNSQDGDSAKLPSIERQKTKDSHVKFTENVRTSTPNKLIRPLTHGPRITRRLNAWDSDDEDDFGSTDYINLRQLLFGAENKTISNGSSGTPRTLTRESSRSVPNLRRTNAPKMTQEMLIAERKEIDKKISKFFESLEYEDDSEESEEEPEPDPKKLTVPAVAKAAALLNIFSKTAQVEENPFLRAKIERESREVHKNDAARSTSSRSTYSNRSAKEDRSQKKNLWKFIKTNMNNGKVKRCSTPSKIILQQMTRLDLSQNDVSKVPLHSAGRALRHTPTFKMRKVVEKLMKSRTKFQQQEVDLLRQQLEQGENISEVPSQAVPTVQSLVM, via the exons ATGTCGATGTCTGAGGCCATGCTGTCGGAGAATTCTATTATATCTCCCATTGAACAGCAAG GGAACTTCTTCATCATGGACTCTGAACAGTTGGTGTCCAATCCGCTTCAAGAAATGCAAAATGAAGCCATGGATAACCAAAAGAAATCCTCCCTTACTGAGAGACTGGTCAGTGTCAAAAACAATGTCTGTGAGAAGCACTTCTTAATGAAAGCTGACAAAATCAACAAGGAGCTCTCACATTCCATGAAAAAGATTCATGACAATTCAAGCGAACTTCGATACCAAATCAAGCTATATGATATCAACAAACGGAAAATTGATTTAGAGACTAGGCAGCGCATACAGCCTAGGAGGGATTTTTCATATGATGCATTCCAAATTCAAAATTCTGAGAAACGACTTGGTGTGTTGAGTGATTGTTATTACTTGGAGAAAAAACAGAAATTCCCGATTCGTGGCCGGAATATGAATGATCTAAATGCTACCCCGACTGTGTCGAGAGCTCGGAATATGTTACGTCAGCAGGAAAAGGAGGATCGAGAGGATGAATTGAGCTCTTTAGCTAAGATAAGACAGTCAACCCCTGGAACTTTTTCACTCAGCTCCAACAGAGCTTCAATTTATCAGAGAAGAGGGTCAAAATCTGCGCCTGCTTCAAAAATGTCTGCTTCTGTTCGAGAAACATTAAACAGTCAATCAAACAGTCAAGATGGAGATTCAGCTAAGCTTCCTTCTATTGAAAGACAGAAGACAAAGGACTCTCATGTTAAATTCACCGAAAATGTGCGAACCTCCACCCCAAATAAACTTATTAGACCTCTCACACATGGTCCCCGAATAACTCGTCGGCTCAATGCCTGGGACAGTGACGATGAAGATGATTTCGGATCAACAGACTACATCAATCTTCGACAGCTTCTATTTGGTGCTGAAAACAAGACCATATCTAATGGATCCAGTGGAACTCCACGAACACTAACTCGGGAAAGCTCGAGATCTGTGCCAAACTTACGACGAACAAATGCTCCCAAAATGACTCAAGAAATGCTTATAGCAGAGCGGAAAGAGATTGACAAGAAAATCAGCAAGTTCTTTGAGAGCTTGGAGTACGAAGATGATAGTGAGGAGAGCGAGGAAGAGCCGGAACCAGATCCTAAAAAACTGACGGTGCCAGCAGTGGCAAAGGCCGCCGCACTCCTCAACATCTTCTCCAAAACTGCTCAGGTGGAGGAAAATCCGTTCCTTAGGGCCAAGATTGAACGAGAAAGTAGGGAAGTTCACAAAAACGATGCTGCAAGATCCACGAGTTCTCGTTCTACATACTCTAATAGATCAGCTAAGGAGGATAGATCTCAGAAGAAGAATCTGTGGAAGTTCATTAAGACCAACATGAACAACGGCAAGGTCAAACGCTGCAGCACACCCAGCAAGATCATCCTTCAGCAGATGACACGCTTAGACCTGAGTCAAAATGATGTTTCTAAAGTGCCTCTTCATTCTGCTGGACGAGCTCTCAGGCACACGCCCACATTTAAGATGAGGAAAGTTGTCGAAAAGCTGATGAAGAGTCGGACGAAGTTCCAACAGCAGGAGGTGGACTTATTACGACAGCAGTTAGAACAGGGTGAAAATATCTCCGAGGTTCCATCGCAGGCGGTTCCAACGGTGCAATCATTAGTTATGtag
- the LOC125658141 gene encoding uncharacterized protein LOC125658141 isoform X4 has product MDSEQLVSNPLQEMQNEAMDNQKKSSLTERLVSVKNNVCEKHFLMKADKINKELSHSMKKIHDNSSELRYQIKLYDINKRKIDLETRQRIQPRRDFSYDAFQIQNSEKRLGVLSDCYYLEKKQKFPIRGRNMNDLNATPTVSRARNMLRQQEKEDREDELSSLAKIRQSTPGTFSLSSNRASIYQRRGSKSAPASKMSASVRETLNSQSNSQDGDSAKLPSIERQKTKDSHVKFTENVRTSTPNKLIRPLTHGPRITRRLNAWDSDDEDDFGSTDYINLRQLLFGAENKTISNGSSGTPRTLTRESSRSVPNLRRTNAPKMTQEMLIAERKEIDKKISKFFESLEYEDDSEESEEEPEPDPKKLTVPAVAKAAALLNIFSKTAQVEENPFLRAKIERESREVHKNDAARSTSSRSTYSNRSAKEDRSQKKNLWKFIKTNMNNGKVKRCSTPSKIILQQMTRLDLSQNDVSKVPLHSAGRALRHTPTFKMRKVVEKLMKSRTKFQQQEVDLLRQQLEQGENISEVPSQAVPTVQSLVM; this is encoded by the coding sequence ATGGACTCTGAACAGTTGGTGTCCAATCCGCTTCAAGAAATGCAAAATGAAGCCATGGATAACCAAAAGAAATCCTCCCTTACTGAGAGACTGGTCAGTGTCAAAAACAATGTCTGTGAGAAGCACTTCTTAATGAAAGCTGACAAAATCAACAAGGAGCTCTCACATTCCATGAAAAAGATTCATGACAATTCAAGCGAACTTCGATACCAAATCAAGCTATATGATATCAACAAACGGAAAATTGATTTAGAGACTAGGCAGCGCATACAGCCTAGGAGGGATTTTTCATATGATGCATTCCAAATTCAAAATTCTGAGAAACGACTTGGTGTGTTGAGTGATTGTTATTACTTGGAGAAAAAACAGAAATTCCCGATTCGTGGCCGGAATATGAATGATCTAAATGCTACCCCGACTGTGTCGAGAGCTCGGAATATGTTACGTCAGCAGGAAAAGGAGGATCGAGAGGATGAATTGAGCTCTTTAGCTAAGATAAGACAGTCAACCCCTGGAACTTTTTCACTCAGCTCCAACAGAGCTTCAATTTATCAGAGAAGAGGGTCAAAATCTGCGCCTGCTTCAAAAATGTCTGCTTCTGTTCGAGAAACATTAAACAGTCAATCAAACAGTCAAGATGGAGATTCAGCTAAGCTTCCTTCTATTGAAAGACAGAAGACAAAGGACTCTCATGTTAAATTCACCGAAAATGTGCGAACCTCCACCCCAAATAAACTTATTAGACCTCTCACACATGGTCCCCGAATAACTCGTCGGCTCAATGCCTGGGACAGTGACGATGAAGATGATTTCGGATCAACAGACTACATCAATCTTCGACAGCTTCTATTTGGTGCTGAAAACAAGACCATATCTAATGGATCCAGTGGAACTCCACGAACACTAACTCGGGAAAGCTCGAGATCTGTGCCAAACTTACGACGAACAAATGCTCCCAAAATGACTCAAGAAATGCTTATAGCAGAGCGGAAAGAGATTGACAAGAAAATCAGCAAGTTCTTTGAGAGCTTGGAGTACGAAGATGATAGTGAGGAGAGCGAGGAAGAGCCGGAACCAGATCCTAAAAAACTGACGGTGCCAGCAGTGGCAAAGGCCGCCGCACTCCTCAACATCTTCTCCAAAACTGCTCAGGTGGAGGAAAATCCGTTCCTTAGGGCCAAGATTGAACGAGAAAGTAGGGAAGTTCACAAAAACGATGCTGCAAGATCCACGAGTTCTCGTTCTACATACTCTAATAGATCAGCTAAGGAGGATAGATCTCAGAAGAAGAATCTGTGGAAGTTCATTAAGACCAACATGAACAACGGCAAGGTCAAACGCTGCAGCACACCCAGCAAGATCATCCTTCAGCAGATGACACGCTTAGACCTGAGTCAAAATGATGTTTCTAAAGTGCCTCTTCATTCTGCTGGACGAGCTCTCAGGCACACGCCCACATTTAAGATGAGGAAAGTTGTCGAAAAGCTGATGAAGAGTCGGACGAAGTTCCAACAGCAGGAGGTGGACTTATTACGACAGCAGTTAGAACAGGGTGAAAATATCTCCGAGGTTCCATCGCAGGCGGTTCCAACGGTGCAATCATTAGTTATGtag